TGTCTCTGGATGGTCTAGGCATGCAAAGACCGACAAGTTAGGGCCTCACCTTCTCCTTTTAGAAAACTGTGACAAAGGCCCAGTCATGGTGTTGGTTTGTAAATCACTGTCATAGTTTAACACGAAATACCCCATGCCGAGTGGTGCCATTAATGCTTCCGCATTTTCTCCCGTGTTCAGTGGGACGTTGCTGGGGGCTAATGCTGTTTCCCCATCTGGACTGGGCTGCGTCTCATCGAATGCACTGCAGTTCTCAGTCCAGTGCCTTTTGCTACTTCTCACATTCTTCCTGTTTTCTGACTCTGAGTTTATTTTAgtcttctgtttctctttaaaTCATCACAGACATCTGTCTCTCTTGTCTTCCCCATCCGTCCTCCCCACTCTCTCCTACTCCTACTTCATCTCCTATCCTCTCTCAGTTGCCTTAAGAGACCTAAACTGCTTGACTTCTCTCTGTCTACTCTCAGTATCCGGAGCCTCTTTGTTGGACATGTCTCAACCTGTTTTCAGCCTCAGATTAATCCTCCATAACACTGAAAAAGACAGATGAGGTCAGACttggtggggagggaaagaagagaaatttttttttacccaGGAACCCATGCTCATTCATAACTGGCTTTCCAAATGAGCACAGACtacaagcatgtgtgtgtgtgtgtgtgtgtgtgtgtgtgcgcgtgcgcgcacgtgcacaggtgttcttgCAAGAACACCAGATCCTGCCATGCTCACGGCACATGCCTGCAATGCAGTATGTTTTAAACATGTAAAGGGGATGAAGCATCAGAAATCCCCATCTTTAGATGAGTGAGTGGCAGCTCTAGGGTTTCAGGGAGCGATCCTTTTATTCTCCAGGATCTCTAGCAGTTTGTTACCTTGCCAACTGGTATGTTGGAGTTTAAGCTGTAAGGGTCTTTGTGGGCTGCAAGTGAGGAAGAGAATGCAGGCTGCTGAAACTAACAAGGTCCCTGGAGTGATTTATTAGTGTCTCTGGTCTCCTTTTATTtgacagaagaaggaaaagaacgTGTGTATTTCTCCTGATAAGAGTCACGTTTTCAGGAGCCGATGTATATTCAAACCCCATTCATCCTCATTATGGCTGTTCCTGCGCCCATTGCTTCTGTCTTAAGACACGTGCAGGCCCCTTCAACTGACCCAGGAGCCTTTCTAGCTGTCATCTTGGTTCTTTTCACCCCAGATTTCTTGGGGAAGGGGTTATAGGCAGAGCCTCCACATCCTCCCTCCACTTCCTTTATAATCTGGTTCTCCCACCCCATCTTCTACCAGAACCTCTGTTCAGATCCACCCATGACAATCTTTAGCTGAATAACATTTTGTTCTCAGTTTCCTTGACTTTTCAGTTGTCCAAGTGCCTTGGTGATAGCCTGGCTGGACTCCCGCCTTCCCACACACTGTTCCTTTGACAGCTCCATCTTCCTACTCCAACCCAACCCTCCTCTCCCTGTCTCCAGGTCTTAGCTTTCCTGCCCTCTATCTTCACTGGTGGGACTTTTATTCTCACAGCTGAACTCATCAATGGAACATATGGAAAAGCCCAGAAGCTGACAGAAAGGGAATGGCAAGAGGGACTTAGGCCTCCAATGACCTAAAGCAGACACATTCACACTTGATCCTGAGATAGGTGGAAATATCTGCTTTTTAAGCCACAacacaggggctgggattgtggctcagtggtagagcacttgcctagcatgtgttgaggcactgggttcaattctcagcaccacatgcaaacaaataaaaggtttgtcaacaactaataaaaatattttttaagaaaactaacATACCAGTCATCCAGGATCTTGTTAAACTGCATATTCAGTGAGTCTGGAGTAGGACCTGAGATTCTGTATTTCTGATAAGCTCTGAGATAGTAATGCACCATATACTTTGAGAAGCAGGGGATTGACCCCACTTCATCTACCATCAGATATCTGGGGGTTTCTGTCTTGTTTTTGCATCTCCTTTGGAATATAAGCACCTTGAGGGCCAAGATTCTCTCCTCTGgatctttgtattttctattgGTGAACTTCTTCTGAGTGTGCCTGTAAATAATTAATGGGACCCAGGGCTGAGTTGTTTACAGTTTATTTTTAGGCTTTGCTTTACTAACACCTATTTATCTTCTAATCACAATTGTGAGGCAagcaaatacttgaaaaaataaaataaaataaaaaagaaagacaccaAGTAAGATGAATGACTTTCTAAGTAGTGAGTCACATATTCAGCTTCGAGTTCACAGCCCCTTGCTCAGAGGGGTCTCAAGGAAGCAGGTGAGGGAGGGGTGACTCTGAAGGCTGCTTTCACTTGGTTCCTCTCCATGACCACTACTCAGGTTCTGGACCTTATTTACTGTTGCCGTGAGAAGTAGGAGACTCCCCTGTCTCCTCTCAGGAGGGCGTTCTGGAGCCCTAAGGAGCCTGAAGCCCCGTGCTAGGAGGCCTGAGGGTGAGGTGACTGGAAGGTTGGGAAGCAGACAGCCGGGCCAGCCCCCACGCCCCGTCGCCCACACACCACATCTTTACAGCTGCTCTCAGCAGTGCAGACTAGGAGCGccttttaaaagacattttgaaGACCGAGTGGGGTGAGGGGAGAAAGCCACAGAAATTATAGAGCAATAACAACCACAGCAGAGCGTCCCGTGTACCTCAACTTCAGCTTCTGAAACGGAATCTTTGCTTTTAGTGATTTCTCCCATGGCCATAAAAATGAAAGCCACTCTAGTCTCTAAAGTAGGTCACACAGGGAgggggagagacagggagagggagagagggcgAGCTGATAAATGCAGATGCCAAGGCACTTTCACCCCTttccaaaccaaaaataaaacttggaGATTGCCTGAAGAAAATGAGAGCTGCAGCTTAAGAAAAGCAGGGGAGAAAAGAGCGGGTGGGGTGTCCTGCCCCCGATCCACTTGGCCCAGGGCGGACCTGGAGCCCTTGCTGCAGCGCAGGTCCTTGTGAAGACCTTACCCCACCCCGTGGCTTTGCAGGCCTCAGCTCACTTCCTGTTGGTCATCTTTGTTGTGCAATGTCAAATAGCTGCTCCCCTCTCCCACTTCTAGTAACTCATTGTAGTAAGTCTCTATTAATGAAAGACTGGAGCCGGGAGACAAGGCAAAGAGGCGCTTTTGGATTTCTCCATTTGACTGGTTCTGTGATTCATCATCTGTTCTAGAAAGCGGTACATGTAGTTCAgtgaggaaggaggagcagaaATACCGCGGAGCCCACCTTCAGGCTCCTGGCGCTGCCTCTCCTTTCCTGCACCTGGCCACAAGCCAAGCAGGCTTCCAGCTGCtgctctcctccctgctcctccgtTCTGATGGAATTGGGGGTCTGATGAGGCACTGGAAAGAGGATGACTTCCAGCGACCACAGCTGTGGCTCAATCTCCAGGGCGCAGAGCATCTGGAGACTCTGTGAGTCTCATGGCCAGGACAGTCCTAATCTTTGCGCCTTTTCATCAGGCTGTCACATAGTCTTCCCTGCACAATCCGGCTCTAAACCCGGCAAGCAGTGAACAGTGTACCCTCAGAGGGTGGAAAAACGACTTGGGCCCAACTCagagcacacctggaatcccagctagtaggaggctgaggcaggaggattgcaagttcaaagctggcaTGGATACTttactgagaccttgtctccaagggggaaaaagaaacagtgccagcaatatagctcagtagtaaagcacttgcctagcttgtgctaGGCCCTGGGATTAATCCCAATACTGcccccaacaaacaaaaaaccccagaaagccccagaaagaaatggaaagacgAAACAGCCACAGTACTGATGGAAACACCTATTCTACAAAGACTGGGACGATATAGTGACTAGCTAGAAATAGCCAAATAGGTGTAGAGCGACTTGGAGAAACACTCTGATGGATGGCATCCTGGATTTAGGAAGGGGATCGAGCGTGGAGAGCAGCCCAGGAAACTCTGTACTTCAGACTCTGTGCTCTGAAGCAGAAGGAACAAGATTTGCAGAGGGAAcagaattgtttgtttttgtttaccaGCTGCTGCCCTGCCTCAAGTCTTGAGGAATAAGCAGTGGGAACACAAGGCTTTCAGCATAGCCGAGTTCAGAAGAGCTGAGGGAAGCCTTGCCTTGGATCTGGTGGAATGACTGGGCTAGGGAAACCTGGCAGAGGCCAGTTCATAGGGAAAACGCAgagggctggggccagggctgaCCTGGCGCTAAGTGGGTGGGAAAGAGGCAACTGATTCTCGCCTTCATCCTGTCCCTAAGGGATATGGCTTATCACACAGGCCTAGGGGCTTCCTGTGACCTGGTCCCAGAACACTTCATTATAAAAACCTCTTAAGTAGATCTGCCAACAAGCATCCCAGGCCAGTCCCTCAAAACGTTCACCGGCTGGAGATGTTCTCAGTGGCAGTGATAACAGCCAGCCCTTCTTCCTGCAGTTTCCAAAAGCTGGTAGCTAATTATCTTTCTCACCTGCCCGTAAGTGAGCGGTCTCCAGCGGTGGAGGCTGCTGTTGATCTGCAGAGTAGGGGAGAGGGAAAGGCCAGTTCAGGAATGCAGTCCCTGGAGGCTTCTGCTTCCCTGCCTGCAGGATTCCAAAGGTCTGAGACAAACCCCAGGCTGAAGTCCAGCAAAGTCGCTTTGGGCTCTATTCCTCTGGGAGAGAGCAGTTTCTACagagggattttatttttaaaaccttcatTCCCACTGGGGGAGGGTTGTGGTGCTGGCTGGCATTGAGAAGGCCTGTTTGGGTCGGGAAGGAGGTGTTCCATCGATGTAGtttacactttcttttctttcttattcattctCCATTGTACCCTCAAAAATTGTTACTGAAAACCTCTAAGGGCATGAGTTTAGATTGCAGCAATTCCTCACAGCAGCTCTGCTCCTGCCATGTTTTTCCTCCTAAGACTTTCCACTGGGTAGAATTTTAAATGTGAACAATGGTTCAAAGGCTTGAGAGACAAACTGCTCATTACTGGAAAGTGTGCCAGAAATCCTGGGAAGCCGACCTCGCTCCCCACCCGAGCACTGCACCTCCTAGCAAGGGTTTCTTTCATAGTCGCGGGAAGGTTGGATCAGCATTTCTTTTCATTCCCATCGTCTTTCAGGAACTGCTGGGATAAAAGGGAGCCTAGGCgaataaaaaattcacaaacaggacaagaatgaaatatttaggGCAAGAGATCAGAAATCCTTCGGTTATTCAGTCAACTGGACCAActctacttaaaaaaaatgtaaatatatacatatatatatatatatgtaaatatatatgtatatatatatatgtaaatatatacatatatacatatatatatatatatatatacacatgaaataCACATCCATCAAACTCCATGTCACAGTGAGTGTTAGCCTTTAGACTGGTCTTGCAGGCTGTAAGCTAGGTTGTCATGCCCAGTGAGTTGAAGAGACTTAGATTAACCCAGTGCTAACACGGACCCGTTTCGTCATTAACTTCATTCTCACTATCAACTGCAGAAGTTGTTCAGTGACCCACTGCCTTCCACTTCTCATCCCCAAATAGAATCAGTAATGGGCAGGACCAATGGTAGGGTTATTAGTTGCCAAAGAGAAGACCCAGTCACTTTGGATGGGCAGTTCAAGCTTTCCAGACTTAGTTCTTTTCCCCAAATACAATCGATTTCTGGAAGGGAAGATAGGTTTAAAGAAATGTGGTTAAGAAATACTATACTAAGATCTACCACATTTATTCCCTACTAATGTGATCTTCTTGAAGTACTTGTCAAAAAGTACATTAAACATCTGGCTTCTACATGgcagtcaaaaaaaatttttttcctcaagcTGAGGAAgtagtttgcctagcatgttgtaAGGTCTTGtgtttgatacccagcaccaccaaatattttttttttccagagcagACCAGAGCTATGGTTAATTTGATCAAGGGACCAGGTCTTCCCAGAGTGGTCCAAAAATGGGtattaaaattatgactttttttgTCAGGATAAACCCAACTACCATGTGTTAACTATAAAGTTctgatataataataaattagcagagaaaaaacaaaacaaaccccaaaaaacaaacaacagaaaaatctGTGGCTTTGTTTCTAGTCACACTGCTTCTGATTTAGTTATGTGATACCCTATCTTGGCATCAGGAAGGCTCCTTTCCAGGACCTATCAATGAGCATGGCTTAGAAACATTCTATGCCCAAGCAATTCAGGCTAAAAACATAGCTGTGAGCTATTTTTTCTGTACTCATCCACATTTGTATGTCAACAAGAACTTTGCTCCTTGGGAGTTTTCATTCCTGCTTACTCCTCCCTGAAAATAGAGTTGTTTGATGCAATCCAGGAGTCACAGGGTTGGTCTGAGACATACATAGCAACAAAATTACGCTGGTAGAACAAAGCTTCGTGACTGCCAAGGGTCCGGAGCAAAACAGAATTAAAGAACTTAGCATTCAGATAGAGTTTAAAAATAGATCTTCCATTCCCCCTCTTTTCCTACAAATATACACAATTCTTTTACCATAGTTTGCCTGCTTTCTACACAGAATTCACTTTTACATTAACAACTGAGTGCTTACAATGTTTGAGGTCCTTTTCTAAGACCATTAACTCATTAATTTTCACAATCCTACAAAGTAGGTAGTCATCCCAATTTCGCATTTGAAAAAACTGAGACGCAGAGAGATGGAGCAGCTTGTCCAGGGTTTCGGAGCCGAGTTGGCAGAGCTGAAATACAAAACCCTAGGCAACCTGCTCTGCTCCAGAGCCCATGCTCTAACCATTACACTAAGCTGCTTctgcaacaaaaatattttttttttcaaatttcctgCACAGCTTTATCCCCTTATCAAATATGCCAGTTTGCATTCTCTAAATTAAGCAGACACATGGTCCCACGGTTCATCTTAATGTGATATCAAGGATCAACAGGAACTTTAGTCTCATCCAAAACATACAGCTCTCTTTAACACACCAAATGTTACCccctttcaaatataaaatgcagATAGCTGTTCAAGCATAATAATTACTTTCTAGCAACAGGAAATAGTTGTAGAATTAGGGTCCTTGACAACTTCAGTTTAAACAGTAAACACTCAGTTGATCTTTGGTGGCTCTAACAGAACTTAAGTAGctaatctctgaaagaaaaacaagtcaatttatcaagaccctaatTAGAGAATTTTTATTCTCTGCATATTGATGGAACATAAACTACAAGATACCTATGCTTAAGGAACCACTAATAAGATTTGTAGAAATATCAAAGGGATAGCCTATTCAGCTATGACAAGTGTTCTTATAATTGGGACTTTAGCTAAAGTATCATCTATATGCCCCCTTTGCTCAAAGGTCAGAACCTTTATTTAAAGTCTCTTTcgtcattttcttccatttcttaaaCACTCTAATTGCTCATAAAACTATCTTTTAAAGTTGAgaaccacattttaaaacatcactCTCCAACTGGTTAGCTTCTGAGATTACTGAAAACCTTTCATATATTGAACATTTTGCTTTAGACACAAAGTTCCCTTAAAAGTAGTAGTCTTAGTAAAATGACTTAGCTGTCATCACTTAAGTGTTGATCATGACCCAAATGTTGATGTCATTTAGGTGACAAAAGCAAATCAAGTTTTGCTAAATGAGTATTTACCTAGTCTTCCTTGGCCTCTTTCCTTTTCCGTTTGAcacataaaatttcaatttcactTTCACCAGTTCATTTACTTTCTACAGCTATACcaataaaaggggggaaaaaaaagaaaatttccatcCTGACATCTAGTGGAATGCTGAGGTGGAGCTGGCCACTTGGACAAGTCAGCCTTCTCAGCCTCTTGTCCGGTTCTAATGGGCTTCTTAAAGTAAGCTAgcaacttttttccccctttcaacACAAAACTAATGATCCATGGCATTAGCTCAACAGGAAacgaaaagaaaattttcatggaATGTGGGTAGGAAGGGCTTCTAAAGTTGGCACTTAAAAACATTAGACCCTATCAGATTGGGCTGTAGAAAATCAAAATGGCCTAAATTGACTTTAGAAAAGGCAGCTGTAGTGGCAGGTTTCAAGACACTGGCAGTCACTGATACTGGTATGTAACAGCAGTCCTAGGATGTGAGGGGTAAAACCTTAAGGTTGTCCCTTTTGATACTTGGTGAAGTCAGTAAACAATGTTCTCAGCCTGTGAATGACTGATAGGAGGAACCACACCTTAAATTTTCTAGCCCAGGCCTTAGCTTACCACAAAACCCAAGTAGGTGATTAGAAAAGGAGGCAGTGAAAttgcttcaaaatatttaatacgTGTTAGACACgtaaagttacattttttataCGAAAATCAATacaacaaaggagaaaatactgTACAAAAACCTTATCAGCTCCCCCAACCTTTATACAACAAAGACTGGAGTCACCATATCTACAAAACCATAAGGTCTTTCCACTTAGGGCTTCTGTCTGTAAACTTTGTTtcattaaacactttttaaaagcacTGTGTAGTAGTTCTGAGctagagcttttaaaaatatatctcttCTCTATAAACTCCGTATTTCTAAGCTTGAACTCTTGTGAAGTTCGTCAAGCTTTCTCCCCCTGTGGGGAAGCAAAGGTCCCTTAATATTCCTTTCCCAGAGCGATCACAGGTATAAACGTTTCTTCCGTGCGGGAGGATGGTGGGGAGGGCGAGCAGTACCACAGGTCTGCACTCCAGACCAAGTCCCTCTAGTCTGAGGAAGTCCTGGGAGGAAACGCCACTCCTGGCCCTGGTGTGGTCCTAGCTTTCATGCGAGGGGTGTGTGTAAAGTCCCTCCCTCCCCCAAGAACGAGTGGGGAACTCCCCGGCCCCGAGCCTTGTGGCCGCTTCCTTCTCTGCTGCCGGCAGAGGAAAGTCCCTGTCTGCCCCCAAAGTCGTAAGCCCCGGGGAAGGGGTGGTGCATTCCGGAAGGACAAACAAGTCTTAATTCAACAAGACAAACtacagacacacagacatacacatacacaaaagttaACGATCGTCCTCTTCCAATAAGCCTCCGACTCCAGGTCTCACCGTGAGACCTGAAGTGTCGGCACAGCCCGGCTGCCCAGCCGGGGGCAGTGAGCGCTGCCCGGCAGCAGCAGTCTCCCCGACGCGCCCAGCGCCTGCGGTCCCTGGGGCGTCCTCGCGGCCCGGGCCTGGCTTTGGGGACGCCGCTGTTCGACCTCACCCGCGCGGGGCCGGGGCTCAGAAGGCCACGATGGCTGTGCTCCAGGGGTTAATGTCTCTCAGCACTGGCTTATCGCAGCAGATCTGCCCGGGCTCGGCGGCTTCCGCGCCgctctcctctgcctcttccttctcccGGCCGGCCCCGGGGCTTTTCCGCAAGAGTCCCGAGAAGCTGGAGCCGAAGATGCTAATGAGGTTAGCCACGTTCCCGGTCTCCATCTCCTCCTCGCCGTCCTCCTCGCCCGCGCTTGGCTGCTCCTCCAAGTTCCGGCGCGGCTTCTTCAGCGGGGTCGAGTCCGGCGCCGGGCAGCCCGCGTGGCCGCCGCCCGCTCCCGCCGCGCCGCGCTTCCTGGGGCACACCACGGGCGGCGCGGGCGGCTCATCCTCGGCGGGCCGCGGCGCGCAGCAGCAGTCAGCGCGGGGGGACGCGCCCGGCCGGTCCTCCCCTCCCGCGGGGCAGCCGCAGGGGCGGCGCGCAGCGCGCAGCCCCTCCGGGAGCAAGTCCGAGACTCCCCCGGCCGCCGCCACGCGGCCCCAGGCAGCCTCCGCTGCGTCCGCCTCTCGGCCCGGAGAAGCGCCCCCAGCTCCGGTCACCGCGCCCGCTGGTTCCGCGTCCCCCGCCCGCGGCGCGTCTGGGACCGCTGGGCGCTCCGGCTGCGGCTGGGTCTCCGGCCAGGCGGCGAGGACGGTGGGCGGAGGTGGCTCGCCCCAGCCGGCCGGGGGCCCGGCCGCCGGCTCCCCGGGCTGCTGCGGCGGCGGCACCGGGGTCTCCGCGGAACCGGCCAGGTAGAGGCCGGGACACGGGTCACTCAGGTAGACCTGGCGGGCGCTGCGCAGTACCAGCGAGACCAAGAGGTTCTTGTGCAGCTTGATGCCGCCGCGCTGGACCCTCGAGTTGTAGATCTTGCCCAGAGAGATGCTTACGATGCGGTGAGCCTCCAGCTTGAACTCCATCCTGCCTCCTCTGCACTGGGCGGGCACCGAGGGGTCGGGGTGAGCCCCGGCTCAGGTTCAGAAGCTGGGAGAGGGGCGGGAGGTGTAAACAAGTCCGCCTAGCGGGTACAGCCTCGCCAGTTCAGGGCTCCGAAGAGAAATCACTCCGGGGACGCGCGCTGCCCTCTTCCCCTCTTTTCATCTAACCACCACGTAGTTTCGGGTCCGGTTGCTAAACTGAGACTGCTGGGCCGCCGGGCGCTTTATATAGACTCCTCGAACGCCAATCACGAAGCGCCGCCAACCGTTCCGGGCTGGTCGGCGCGCCCTCGTGCGCCGCGCGCTGCCAATCGGAGACGGAGGAGGAGCGTCGGGGCCGGTTCGAACGTTAGTCCCGCGGAGCAGGCTCTTAAAGGGGGCGACTGCTGGCCGCCACGAAGCAGTGCCCACGGTGGGGCCTGGGATCTGGGGCGGTACTAGGCACTGGGAGCTCTCAGTGATGTTCGTAAAGATTCTGGGTTGCGTGCTGGGTTGCCAGAATTAAAGCGGATGGAACCCTTGAACTTTCATCGGAGTTTGGTGGAGCACTCTGCTCCAAGATAAAGTCCTGATTCTTCCCAGGACAACCACGCCCTTCCCACCATTTCCACCTGCATACTCCCGGAAACCTAGGTCAGTTCTGACAAAAATGAAGATGATGGCAATACACGGCAGGGGATAACACTGGTTAGGAAACTGTCACCACAA
This genomic stretch from Sciurus carolinensis chromosome 12, mSciCar1.2, whole genome shotgun sequence harbors:
- the Ier5 gene encoding immediate early response gene 5 protein: MEFKLEAHRIVSISLGKIYNSRVQRGGIKLHKNLLVSLVLRSARQVYLSDPCPGLYLAGSAETPVPPPQQPGEPAAGPPAGWGEPPPPTVLAAWPETQPQPERPAVPDAPRAGDAEPAGAVTGAGGASPGREADAAEAAWGRVAAAGGVSDLLPEGLRAARRPCGCPAGGEDRPGASPRADCCCAPRPAEDEPPAPPVVCPRKRGAAGAGGGHAGCPAPDSTPLKKPRRNLEEQPSAGEEDGEEEMETGNVANLISIFGSSFSGLLRKSPGAGREKEEAEESGAEAAEPGQICCDKPVLRDINPWSTAIVAF